From a single Aggregatilinea lenta genomic region:
- a CDS encoding ArsR/SmtB family transcription factor encodes MPLEIIESVDPLAELITFETSSIYEMIISLRTLLQTENHPEWVAMMRERLPAAFWDELNTLYAPYKNGSIFFELAVDYPNQEDVPGFIEYVRQMDPVTFMFYVVGRILSKETVAATGLDFDTLDAALMDSDHYAHCMCLETPMDALMADVPAFQARLADFWAWYWNDFFKDQIDGFRPTWQHSLNDKKALLHRKGGQALFDQVSNRKALPKPLPDWMPVTEIRFVPLNLIPVPVYMFYGYGNVTLLFDSERTEERLAEIERDKEDALAMLKALGDNTRLDILRLITNADGHMHGKKIAAHLDLSPSAVSRHLTQLRDAKLIVEETHSDRTITYQIQAERLQSLPQKLRNYLTH; translated from the coding sequence ATGCCGCTTGAAATTATCGAATCCGTCGATCCCCTGGCCGAACTGATCACGTTCGAAACGTCCTCGATCTACGAAATGATCATCAGCCTGCGCACGCTCTTGCAAACCGAGAACCATCCCGAATGGGTTGCCATGATGCGCGAGCGGCTGCCCGCTGCGTTCTGGGACGAGCTGAACACGCTGTACGCGCCGTATAAGAACGGATCCATCTTCTTCGAGCTGGCAGTCGATTACCCGAACCAGGAAGACGTGCCCGGTTTCATCGAGTACGTGCGCCAGATGGACCCTGTCACGTTCATGTTTTACGTGGTGGGGCGCATCCTCTCCAAGGAAACCGTCGCGGCAACCGGGCTGGACTTCGATACGCTCGACGCAGCGCTGATGGACTCCGACCACTACGCGCACTGCATGTGCCTCGAAACGCCAATGGACGCGCTGATGGCCGACGTGCCCGCCTTCCAGGCGCGCCTCGCAGACTTTTGGGCGTGGTACTGGAACGACTTCTTCAAGGACCAGATCGATGGTTTTCGTCCCACGTGGCAGCACAGCCTGAACGACAAAAAAGCGCTGCTGCACCGCAAAGGCGGTCAGGCGCTGTTCGATCAGGTAAGCAACCGCAAGGCGCTGCCCAAGCCCCTGCCGGACTGGATGCCCGTCACCGAAATCCGGTTCGTGCCGCTGAACCTGATCCCGGTCCCGGTGTACATGTTTTACGGGTATGGCAACGTCACGCTGCTGTTCGACAGCGAGCGCACCGAGGAACGGCTGGCGGAGATCGAGCGCGACAAGGAAGACGCCCTCGCCATGCTCAAGGCGCTGGGCGACAATACGCGCCTGGACATTTTGCGACTGATCACCAACGCGGACGGGCACATGCACGGCAAGAAGATCGCGGCGCACCTGGACCTGTCGCCGTCCGCCGTGTCGCGTCATTTGACGCAGCTGCGGGACGCCAAGCTGATCGTCGAGGAAACACACTCCGACCGCACGATCACGTACCAGATTCAGGCGGAACGTCTTCAGTCTTTGCCCCAAAAACTGCGGAACTACCTCACCCACTAG
- a CDS encoding ArnT family glycosyltransferase, with the protein MKRSAWIALIFIWLAFAGSAVISRSTFDRLPHLEDEFAYLYQARVFAHGDVYAPVYRPVRAYWQPFLVNLGDERVGKYTPGWPLVLAIGVLFEQPWIITAWLGMLTVAVVYRLGRDVFNPETGAVAALLTAASPGALLLSGTLMGHTATLFFVTLFFWAMWRLEHGTHRLAWSVTAGASLGMVILTRPLSAVGIVAPFVVYSVARVLWDALQHSVQTGWQTLKPLMVLGLLAVAISLLWPAFNYTVAAKTDESFPSFLTRFVENEPDTNLYWYIWKYDLIGFGEGHGRVQGGHTPELGWKHAKQDLACAAHDLFGWAEPAQETVDLTRNQCAETGRGYSWLLIPLGLLMGMPRKWTWLFAAVPVTLVGAYVAYWIGGRLYSARYYSEAITAVALVSAYGLTALVALIVRGYKRLGGPSPFGFTPAWLLYAALIGVTLYSLVVYTPARLKPLDGYGNINQDQIDDFNALREQPDKPVLLLVWGEHHWRDVGAFMALTDPFLDSDIVLARDPDAAYLDDILARWPDREHIFLIDGEFTHTPPEQDTDGD; encoded by the coding sequence ATGAAACGCAGCGCATGGATCGCCCTCATTTTCATCTGGCTGGCCTTCGCCGGAAGCGCCGTCATCAGTCGCAGCACCTTCGACCGCCTCCCCCATCTCGAAGACGAGTTTGCCTACCTGTACCAGGCGCGGGTCTTCGCCCACGGCGACGTCTACGCCCCGGTCTACAGGCCGGTGCGCGCCTACTGGCAGCCCTTCCTGGTGAACCTGGGCGACGAGCGCGTGGGCAAGTACACGCCCGGCTGGCCGCTAGTGCTGGCGATCGGCGTGCTGTTCGAGCAGCCGTGGATCATCACCGCGTGGCTGGGCATGCTGACCGTAGCGGTGGTGTACCGGCTGGGCCGCGACGTGTTCAACCCCGAAACGGGCGCGGTCGCCGCGCTGCTGACGGCGGCCAGTCCCGGCGCGCTGCTGCTCAGCGGCACGTTGATGGGACACACCGCCACGCTGTTCTTCGTGACGCTGTTTTTCTGGGCGATGTGGCGGCTTGAGCACGGCACGCACCGGCTGGCCTGGAGCGTCACGGCGGGCGCGTCGCTCGGCATGGTGATCCTCACCCGCCCGCTGTCGGCGGTGGGCATCGTCGCGCCATTCGTGGTCTACAGCGTCGCACGCGTCCTGTGGGACGCGCTGCAGCATTCCGTACAAACGGGCTGGCAGACGCTCAAGCCGCTGATGGTGCTCGGTCTGCTGGCCGTGGCGATCAGCCTGTTGTGGCCTGCGTTCAATTACACCGTGGCAGCCAAGACGGACGAGTCGTTCCCGTCGTTTCTGACACGCTTCGTGGAAAACGAGCCGGACACCAACCTGTACTGGTACATCTGGAAATACGACCTGATCGGCTTCGGCGAGGGTCACGGACGCGTCCAGGGCGGGCATACGCCGGAACTCGGCTGGAAGCACGCCAAGCAGGATCTCGCCTGCGCGGCGCACGACCTGTTCGGCTGGGCGGAGCCTGCACAGGAGACGGTCGATCTCACCCGGAACCAATGCGCCGAAACCGGGCGCGGTTATAGCTGGCTGCTGATCCCGCTGGGGCTGCTGATGGGCATGCCGCGCAAGTGGACGTGGCTGTTCGCCGCCGTGCCGGTGACACTGGTCGGCGCGTATGTCGCCTACTGGATCGGCGGGCGGCTGTACAGCGCGCGCTACTACTCCGAAGCCATTACCGCCGTCGCGTTGGTCAGCGCGTACGGACTGACGGCGCTGGTGGCGCTCATCGTACGGGGCTACAAACGACTCGGCGGGCCGTCTCCGTTCGGCTTCACGCCCGCGTGGCTGCTCTACGCCGCGCTGATTGGCGTGACGCTCTATTCACTGGTCGTCTATACCCCGGCGCGCCTGAAGCCACTGGACGGTTACGGCAACATCAACCAGGACCAGATCGACGACTTCAATGCGCTGCGCGAGCAGCCGGACAAGCCCGTGCTGCTGCTGGTCTGGGGCGAGCATCACTGGCGCGACGTGGGCGCGTTTATGGCGCTGACCGATCCTTTCCTGGATAGCGACATCGTGCTGGCTCGCGACCCGGACGCCGCCTACCTGGACGACATCCTCGCGCGCTGGCCTGACCGCGAGCACATCTTCCTGATCGACGGCGAATTCACCCACACCCCGCCGGAGCAAGATACAGACGGCGACTGA
- a CDS encoding class I SAM-dependent methyltransferase, which yields MNDDMNVGFYETCIRYYDAENVDFVEDLMLYSTLAEEAGDPILDLGCGTGRVMLHLAQDGCRTVGLDNSEAMLEQGRRKLKAMPDLASRARFVHGDALAPALDERFKLIIIPYNTFMHFSEQDDQLTVLRACQRLLDEDGLLVIDLPNAGEMYATQGDNALSLERTFTVPDTGNMVMQFSVSEIDRAEQRLYLTWVYDEVARDGVMRRTVAPLELRYVFPGEMDLMLAAAKLERVETFGDYLRSPFEDGSPRMIVIAQRAEEDA from the coding sequence ATGAACGACGACATGAACGTTGGGTTTTACGAGACGTGTATCCGCTATTACGATGCCGAGAACGTCGATTTTGTCGAAGACCTGATGCTCTACTCCACGCTGGCGGAAGAAGCGGGCGACCCCATTCTGGACCTCGGCTGCGGCACGGGCCGCGTCATGCTGCATCTGGCGCAGGATGGCTGCCGCACGGTGGGACTCGACAATTCCGAGGCGATGCTGGAGCAGGGACGGCGCAAGCTCAAGGCCATGCCCGACCTCGCCAGTCGCGCGCGCTTCGTGCACGGCGACGCGCTGGCTCCCGCCCTGGACGAGCGCTTCAAGCTGATCATCATCCCCTACAACACCTTCATGCATTTTTCCGAGCAGGACGACCAGCTCACCGTGCTGCGCGCGTGCCAACGCCTGCTCGACGAGGACGGCCTGCTGGTGATCGACCTGCCCAATGCGGGCGAGATGTACGCCACGCAGGGCGACAATGCGCTGTCGCTGGAGCGCACGTTTACCGTGCCGGACACGGGCAACATGGTCATGCAGTTTTCGGTGAGCGAGATCGACCGCGCCGAGCAGAGGCTGTACCTGACCTGGGTCTATGACGAAGTCGCGCGGGATGGCGTCATGCGCCGCACGGTCGCGCCGCTGGAGCTGCGCTATGTGTTCCCTGGCGAGATGGACCTGATGCTGGCGGCGGCGAAGCTGGAGCGCGTGGAGACGTTTGGCGATTACCTGCGCAGCCCGTTCGAGGACGGCAGCCCGCGTATGATCGTCATCGCTCAACGCGCGGAGGAGGACGCATGA
- a CDS encoding helix-turn-helix domain-containing protein — protein sequence MTDWQGLGQRLREAREAREMSLDEAERATRIRARFLDALEQGDFGSMADVQLQGFLRNYARFLGLDLDLLFAEFDEPDRGLPWRKPRGTTSRSFPRSTPVPLPYSSRSATTAETDEERPRPRRRSMVSRVAIVLVAGLIIVAGIFGLTRVLNDSASSPDEITGESIATPPQDGDLATEPAAASNGTEEPLVIAPPTEDAGIPAPDGTAAAPDGTVEPVVTLPELSGDTVVVSVQVMERTWMRITVDGEVAREGVARPGEVWQFEGNETVEVRASNAAALQLTVNNQLQGVLGERGHLFEQTYTLEGAAAPSLAPPDATEGPLTSSGGLAASGGLDQGAAEAGEPSAASPEQATLLFTATSALTPTPTLVTPSMTPTVTSTLPLLPGPGAESGDAALTPTLTVEFVATEPGSDAETQAAGTEAVTAAVTEEATETPTSRPTAQPTVEPTLPPATEEATEAVTEPATEAATSMPSATAPPANTATSTGTPLPTATPTATRTPTQTATPTRTPTRTPSPTPSRTPTLTSTATYTPSPTLTATPTVTPSPTPFLPPRITRTPSPPPK from the coding sequence GTGACGGATTGGCAGGGCCTGGGACAGCGTCTGCGCGAGGCGCGTGAGGCGCGCGAGATGTCGCTTGACGAGGCAGAGCGCGCGACACGCATCCGCGCACGCTTCCTCGACGCGCTGGAGCAGGGCGACTTCGGCAGCATGGCGGATGTCCAGCTTCAGGGCTTCCTGCGCAACTACGCGCGCTTCCTCGGCCTGGATCTGGACCTGCTGTTCGCCGAATTCGACGAACCGGACCGGGGTCTGCCCTGGCGCAAACCGCGCGGCACCACGTCGCGCTCGTTTCCACGCTCGACACCCGTGCCGCTGCCCTATTCCTCCCGGTCTGCCACCACCGCCGAAACCGACGAAGAACGCCCGCGCCCGCGCCGCCGCAGCATGGTCAGCCGCGTCGCGATCGTGCTGGTTGCCGGGCTGATCATCGTCGCGGGGATTTTCGGGCTGACGCGCGTCCTCAACGACTCGGCCTCATCGCCTGACGAGATTACCGGCGAGTCGATTGCTACCCCGCCGCAGGATGGCGACCTCGCCACCGAGCCGGCTGCCGCTTCGAACGGGACCGAGGAGCCGCTGGTCATCGCGCCGCCCACCGAGGACGCGGGGATACCCGCACCGGACGGCACCGCAGCTGCCCCGGACGGGACCGTGGAGCCGGTCGTCACGCTGCCGGAGCTTTCCGGCGATACAGTCGTGGTGTCGGTGCAGGTCATGGAACGCACCTGGATGCGCATTACGGTGGACGGCGAAGTCGCCCGCGAAGGCGTCGCGCGGCCCGGCGAGGTGTGGCAGTTCGAAGGCAACGAGACGGTCGAGGTGCGCGCCAGCAATGCCGCCGCGCTGCAATTGACGGTCAACAACCAGTTGCAGGGTGTGTTAGGCGAGCGCGGTCACCTGTTCGAGCAGACCTATACGCTGGAGGGCGCGGCGGCCCCATCGCTCGCGCCGCCGGATGCGACGGAAGGCCCACTCACCAGCAGCGGCGGTCTGGCTGCCTCAGGGGGGCTGGACCAGGGGGCGGCTGAGGCCGGTGAACCTTCCGCAGCGTCGCCCGAACAGGCGACGTTGTTGTTTACGGCGACCTCGGCGCTGACGCCGACGCCCACACTGGTGACGCCGTCGATGACGCCGACCGTTACGTCGACGCTGCCGCTGCTGCCGGGGCCTGGCGCGGAAAGTGGCGACGCGGCGCTGACGCCAACGCTGACCGTCGAGTTCGTTGCGACCGAACCTGGCAGCGACGCTGAAACACAAGCTGCCGGGACGGAAGCCGTCACGGCAGCCGTCACGGAAGAAGCGACCGAGACGCCTACATCCCGGCCCACGGCGCAGCCCACGGTAGAACCAACCCTCCCGCCCGCGACGGAAGAAGCGACCGAGGCGGTTACGGAACCGGCGACGGAAGCCGCCACTTCCATGCCGTCCGCGACCGCGCCGCCCGCGAATACGGCTACGTCCACGGGCACGCCGCTGCCAACCGCGACGCCGACCGCGACCCGTACGCCCACGCAAACGGCGACCCCGACGCGCACGCCGACTCGCACACCCAGCCCGACGCCGTCGCGCACGCCGACGTTGACGTCGACCGCGACCTATACCCCGTCCCCGACGCTGACCGCCACGCCCACCGTGACGCCCTCGCCGACGCCGTTCCTGCCGCCACGTATCACGCGCACGCCGTCACCCCCGCCCAAATAA
- a CDS encoding carbohydrate kinase family protein, with amino-acid sequence MTSIVALGAVTVGIDLLSSHAELRKLGLTPGSNSIIPVERMEAIRLALENNHGALPAPSSGGSVGNTADLLARAGIRCGFMGMGGNDTFGRIFVANCERASLEFLCELEDGAVTGYDFYLYDEDDVRTIILTHGANALLSPARIDLEVIQRSELVLLDGIALSFGPESETAMLRCVQAAEAANVPFVLALASTEIVAGYRDFFDTFAPKAQMVAGNLEQAAVLVGLEPEASLDEVRIELTKTPIDAVVTLDADGAFARFGDEAFLMPTEKIEAVDSTGAGDNFLAGFLAARRQGLSVRQALTVGNVVAGEVIRYPGARLPISLDVPRLMLEALQIAERLDD; translated from the coding sequence ATGACTTCTATAGTAGCACTTGGTGCTGTTACTGTTGGTATAGACCTTCTCTCTAGCCACGCCGAACTCCGCAAACTTGGTCTGACGCCGGGTAGTAATTCGATTATCCCGGTGGAACGAATGGAGGCGATTCGCCTTGCACTTGAGAATAATCACGGAGCGCTTCCCGCTCCCTCTAGCGGTGGGTCGGTTGGAAACACCGCAGACCTGTTAGCGCGTGCTGGCATACGCTGTGGATTTATGGGGATGGGTGGTAACGACACCTTCGGTAGGATTTTTGTCGCAAATTGTGAGAGAGCCTCGCTTGAGTTCCTCTGCGAACTTGAAGATGGCGCTGTTACAGGGTATGACTTTTATCTTTACGATGAGGATGATGTGCGCACTATCATCTTGACTCATGGTGCAAATGCCCTGTTGAGTCCTGCTCGAATTGACCTCGAAGTCATTCAGAGATCCGAGCTTGTGTTGCTTGATGGGATTGCGCTTTCTTTTGGCCCAGAATCCGAAACAGCCATGTTGCGTTGTGTACAGGCAGCAGAGGCGGCGAATGTGCCTTTTGTACTTGCCCTTGCAAGCACCGAGATCGTTGCTGGCTACCGAGATTTCTTCGATACCTTTGCGCCAAAAGCTCAAATGGTAGCAGGCAACCTGGAACAAGCAGCCGTGCTGGTAGGTCTTGAGCCAGAGGCATCGCTTGACGAGGTGAGAATCGAACTCACGAAGACACCCATTGATGCGGTTGTTACCTTGGACGCAGACGGTGCCTTCGCTCGATTCGGGGATGAAGCGTTTTTAATGCCTACCGAGAAGATTGAAGCAGTCGATTCCACCGGCGCAGGAGATAATTTCCTCGCGGGGTTCCTCGCGGCCAGAAGGCAGGGTCTCTCTGTACGCCAGGCGCTCACCGTTGGAAATGTCGTTGCCGGTGAAGTGATTCGGTATCCAGGTGCTCGGCTACCGATAAGCCTTGATGTGCCCAGGCTTATGCTGGAAGCGCTGCAAATCGCTGAAAGACTTGACGATTAA
- a CDS encoding L,D-transpeptidase family protein, whose protein sequence is MRHRTRPLPPESLPSAAGNPAPNSHHSSDSARPPVLPSGITRRTTLKLLGTASAALAVGLPGPLTGTRRRDEPGVVREMRRLLNAAFDGEEMGLSFSYISPEFTEDFRIEIRQTRLYPVASSFKAAVVLYYFLNTPQDEWDAEQGSAMYSMAVFSNNARTGTVIADVADRLGADNPIAAFNDFATDPELLGWTHGLYSWTFNEFPYMPTNGYVDVRYNPTLWDTGSVANAGLNFSTADEIAAVFRLLATGETHPRWASDAHFRAAIQASRALLAIPALDYLSSLEKAITYGDHYSKDGTLRPVDIGTNVRNDAGVWRMQDGGAYLISFMSARESDDSVAAALAVVAEAIRMYDQYLHPNDFRVLSTPSEPIQPGTYNYGFVRRTGVTLYAQPNRSAPQIANPVRSTSIFGTTYLMYGAMVRLNVVDDEWAEVVQDDEWDEAFTWPVYIRLEDVQIVDRTRATTPIGYVTGAAPGTDKFIILDVLQRNLTLFEGGTPVLRTPVILNFYGTPRQISFIHRLYLARDMPNYPGVPFTCFLHGSDYLDESGFAIHGAPWHLWSETVRQYTLIRRVTHGCINVPDWPVTIDHLGETMRPDEFIFRWAGGMPNPAEERVALDPGDVAVRVYGFDNPLQEIWNYPRPPSLYGLGINWRMIMDAREAKSLDVPEYFYEEQKV, encoded by the coding sequence ATGCGACATCGCACTCGGCCACTGCCGCCGGAAAGTCTCCCGTCCGCAGCGGGAAACCCGGCACCGAACTCGCACCATTCATCCGATTCTGCCCGCCCGCCCGTCCTACCGTCCGGCATCACGCGCCGCACGACGCTGAAGCTGCTCGGCACTGCCAGCGCCGCGCTTGCCGTGGGCCTGCCGGGCCCGCTAACCGGCACGCGCCGCCGGGACGAGCCAGGCGTCGTACGCGAAATGCGGCGCCTCCTCAACGCCGCGTTCGACGGCGAGGAAATGGGCCTGTCGTTTTCGTACATTTCGCCGGAGTTCACCGAGGATTTCCGCATCGAGATCCGGCAGACCCGGCTCTACCCCGTCGCCAGCTCGTTCAAGGCGGCGGTCGTGCTCTACTATTTCCTCAACACGCCCCAGGACGAATGGGACGCCGAGCAGGGATCGGCCATGTACAGCATGGCGGTCTTCAGCAACAACGCGCGCACCGGCACCGTGATAGCCGACGTCGCCGACCGGCTGGGCGCGGACAACCCGATCGCCGCGTTCAACGACTTCGCCACCGATCCGGAGCTGCTCGGGTGGACGCACGGGCTGTATAGCTGGACCTTCAACGAGTTCCCGTACATGCCCACCAACGGCTACGTGGACGTTCGCTACAACCCGACGCTCTGGGATACGGGCAGCGTGGCGAACGCCGGGCTGAACTTCTCGACGGCGGACGAAATTGCGGCGGTGTTCCGGCTGCTGGCGACCGGTGAGACGCACCCGCGCTGGGCGAGCGACGCGCACTTCCGCGCCGCGATCCAGGCCAGCCGCGCGCTGCTAGCGATCCCAGCCCTGGATTACCTGTCCTCGCTCGAAAAAGCGATCACCTACGGCGATCACTACAGCAAGGACGGCACGCTGCGCCCGGTGGATATCGGCACGAACGTGCGCAACGACGCGGGCGTGTGGCGCATGCAGGATGGGGGCGCATACCTGATCTCGTTTATGTCCGCGCGCGAGTCGGACGACTCGGTCGCGGCGGCGCTGGCCGTGGTCGCGGAAGCGATCCGCATGTACGACCAGTACCTGCATCCGAACGACTTCCGCGTGCTGAGCACCCCCTCCGAGCCGATCCAGCCCGGCACGTACAACTACGGCTTCGTGCGCCGCACCGGGGTGACGCTCTACGCGCAGCCGAATCGCAGCGCGCCGCAAATCGCCAACCCCGTGCGCTCTACGTCGATCTTCGGCACGACGTACCTGATGTACGGCGCGATGGTGCGCCTGAACGTGGTGGACGACGAATGGGCCGAAGTCGTGCAGGACGACGAATGGGACGAGGCGTTTACGTGGCCGGTGTACATCCGGCTGGAAGACGTGCAGATCGTGGACCGCACGCGGGCGACCACGCCGATCGGCTACGTAACCGGCGCGGCCCCCGGCACGGACAAGTTCATCATCCTCGACGTGCTCCAGCGCAACCTGACGCTGTTCGAGGGCGGGACGCCCGTGCTGCGCACGCCGGTGATCCTCAACTTCTACGGCACGCCGCGCCAGATCTCGTTCATTCACCGGCTGTACCTGGCGCGCGACATGCCCAACTACCCTGGCGTACCGTTCACGTGCTTCCTGCATGGCAGCGACTACCTGGACGAAAGCGGGTTCGCCATTCACGGCGCGCCCTGGCATCTGTGGAGCGAAACCGTGCGCCAGTACACGCTGATCCGGCGCGTTACGCACGGCTGCATCAACGTGCCGGACTGGCCCGTGACCATCGATCACCTGGGCGAGACGATGCGCCCGGATGAGTTCATCTTCCGCTGGGCGGGCGGCATGCCCAACCCCGCCGAGGAACGCGTCGCACTCGACCCCGGCGACGTCGCGGTGCGCGTCTACGGCTTCGACAACCCGCTGCAGGAGATCTGGAACTACCCGCGTCCGCCGTCGCTGTATGGCCTGGGCATCAACTGGCGCATGATCATGGACGCGCGCGAGGCCAAGTCGCTCGACGTACCGGAGTACTTCTACGAGGAACAGAAGGTGTAG
- the rplI gene encoding 50S ribosomal protein L9 → MKVILKENVYKHGVAGDVVTVADGFARNYLIPRGLAERANAGALRNNQHLLAQAGEKRAELRSLEAAAAAQIDGVELVFGVKAGKNGKLYGSITTMDIAQSLMEKTGVDINRRRISERPLRELGEHDVPVRMSGDLSPMLKVVILREEDVEAYLAGELVGDLEGQDEGEQASEAAPVAEEESGAESADVLPAEVEETTDAAAEDEESAS, encoded by the coding sequence ATGAAGGTTATCCTCAAAGAAAACGTCTACAAGCACGGTGTCGCCGGTGATGTCGTGACGGTAGCTGATGGCTTCGCCCGGAATTACCTGATTCCCCGTGGTCTGGCCGAGCGCGCCAATGCGGGTGCACTGCGCAACAACCAGCATCTGCTGGCGCAGGCCGGTGAGAAGCGTGCCGAGCTGCGCAGTCTTGAAGCCGCCGCCGCCGCCCAGATCGACGGCGTTGAGCTGGTGTTCGGCGTGAAGGCCGGTAAGAACGGCAAGCTGTATGGCTCCATCACCACGATGGACATCGCTCAGTCCCTGATGGAAAAGACCGGCGTGGACATCAACCGCCGCCGTATCAGCGAGCGCCCGCTGCGCGAGCTGGGCGAGCACGACGTCCCCGTCCGCATGAGCGGCGACCTGTCGCCCATGCTCAAGGTCGTCATCCTGCGCGAAGAAGACGTAGAAGCATATCTGGCTGGCGAGTTGGTGGGTGATCTCGAAGGCCAGGACGAAGGCGAGCAGGCTTCCGAAGCCGCTCCGGTCGCCGAAGAAGAAAGCGGCGCGGAGTCGGCGGACGTGCTTCCGGCGGAGGTCGAAGAGACGACCGACGCAGCAGCGGAAGACGAGGAAAGCGCGAGCTAG